The sequence below is a genomic window from Lolium perenne isolate Kyuss_39 chromosome 4, Kyuss_2.0, whole genome shotgun sequence.
TTGTAATGTTGCTGGTTACAATTCTGATGGATGATGCCTGAGGAATAGTTTTTCATCATGAAAAGTTCATATGAATTCACAGTCAGTGCTCAGCAGCTATTGGTACCTTTTGGAACAGAACTACTGCAGATTCATCACCTGTGGAGAGTGGAGACCTCACTTGTGAGTAGTACCCTGAACCATTCGAGTAAGATATTTGATCTCTCATGAAGTGTTCAATCCCACAAGCCTTACTCTGGACCATATGTAATATTTCCTTCATCATCTTGGGCGTGTCATGTTGAACAAACAACTCCACATTTCATCTACTAATTCTGTTAACACGTCGACTGTACTTCTTAAACGGCAAGTTGTGCTACGCAATTTGCACGAATCTGACAATAAGACAAAGCCTGAAGGGGAGAAGTCTGCACCTTAGAGACAGCTATAGCCTTATCTGTTAATTCATCCAATCCTGCAGATAGCATCAGGGGGGCAGCAGCAGCATAAGCATATTGGACTGTACCCTCACAACAGTTCCCCAACGTGGATGAATTTGGCACCGCGATTAGCAGTACAAATGCTGATGACAGGAGATGCCTGCTGCCATTGAGGTAAAGCTCGGCCACTTTACGTTGTGATTGCCATCAGAACAAACACACGATTCGGCTCATGTTGCAGCGAGAAATTCCATGATGATAAGCAACCAACGTCTGTCAATCGCCGGTAGTGTCGTGCAAACAGCAGTAGGGGCTCACTTATCCTGCTCAAAAGGAGATTCGAAGACGAGACTTATTATTTCTCCTATACCTGAGTAGTAGATGAAGGTTAGTACCTAAGCCGTCGTATTTGGTCATGAATGATACGCATGCGGTCCATATCTGCTAGAGTGCATATCCAGAACTTCTGACCTGAAAAAATAGGTTAAACAGCAGGGAAGTTTCCAACATACATAGACAACTAGGGATAAATCCTTATTGTCCTTTACAGCTGGCAGTAGGAAGCACCAATAAATTTGGTGCTATTAGGGTTAAGAGTTAACAATGTTAAGATGCTGCAACTATTAAATGGGCAGCAGATACTTATGTATAGAAATTGCTTATGCTTGCTTTAGGAATGTTAAGATTCTGTAAGTATGAAATGAGGGGCAGAAATCTACGTAATTTATTTTTCACCTGGCAGAAGGAAGCAACAAGGAAACTGGTGATACCTGGGTCAACGATGCCAAAGATGCTGCAACCTGCAAGCATGAAATGAGTAACATATATTGCTAAGTTAGGACTTCAGAATAAGAATGATAGCATAAGCATACGAGGTATACCTCACAGATCTGATCAAGCAACACCAATGTAAAACAAATTATGTAGATGAAACCATCAATATTTATGCAAGAGTCTTCACTTCTTAACCAGTGTAGCCAATTTTTTGAGATAATATAATGTTTTTTATATGGGGGCGAGATAATATAATGCAAATACAAATCTCACACGAGCAAAACAAAGTTTGCTGCTTTATGCTTACCACTAACATCCCTCGCCACTTTATTCCCAATCTTGCTGCATTCCACAATTGTCAACTTGGAAATGTTCTCTCAACGTACAATATCAAAAAGGCTATTATTGTTCTACTTCTAAACATGCATTTCTCATGTAGTTCTACTTTACAGGTGTTTGAAGGTTCGTGAAGTGAGAGAGCTTTCTCAAGGCATCGGATCAAGGAGATCTAAAAGTATGATTTTGTTTTCACTGTACCTGACCTCACCGCTCATACATCAGTATCTTCTTGTCTAGTTGTTAAGATTAAATATCATAAGTTTGTTTTTTTGATATTATATATAGAGATTGGAATAGATAAAGAAGTTAACTGATAATTACAGATACATCAGTTCAACATTAATTTGTCCCAATAGGTGTCAAAATAAATAATGTATAAATCCAGTGTTCTGGACCAAAGATAAACTTTGTCAAAAACCCAGTGTTCCTACTAATTTCAGAACTTCCAGAGAAAATGATACACAGACCATGTATGGTGTGTAACATCAAATGTTACCGATACCTGCATTACTAGTACAGTGAGCTACTCTAAATCAAACAAACCaaacatgggatttaagagtacaCATAGCCTGCTAGCTTGTAAACTCAATATATCCTAGGCAAAAAGGAAAACAAAAGAAGTGCATAAAAGATCAAATAGCACAATgcacaaaccattataatctgctCATTTGCATGCATATTGCTTATAATAAGACCTTCGATGCAAATCCGTGAGAATCTGATTATATTAGACACCAATTTGACGCATACTAGAAGATTTGAATGCCTTGGCTTTCTTATTCTTCTGTACTTGAACAAAAGGAACAATTGTAATTACTGTGATGCTTCCTTTCACGAAGTATACACGAACATTTCGGGAAATATGAAGATTATGAACAATGACCACCATAATCCTTTAAAGCATGTAATTTTTTTAAACCCTAGGACCAAGACTATGATAAACTTTTGGAACTTTATCACATGGTAACAACTTGTGGTACCTAACACAGAACCAATAGCAAGATAAATGTCTGAATAGAAGCTTCAATGGAACATTTCAAACACCATAACCATTGATTCCATATGAAGATAGTAACATGAGTACTAAAATACATTGATACTGTACCAGACCTTGCAGTCTGCCAACCAATCTACTTAAAAACAAGTGACAGAATCAGCAGAACATCCATCAAGGAGGCGACGGTGCTTAACGAGTAATTTGATCGTTGCAGCAGAAATATTGTTAGGATCATTAGTCCTAACTAACCTACCAACTTGTTTTTCATGGCTGCTCACCAGTGGAGCCAGATGCCGGAGAGCCCTCGGCTTCAACACCTCCATGCCGACACCGACACCAGCTCGGCGCATTGCCAATGCAGGACCAGCGATCCGGCGCGCTTCTCCACACGGAAACCCCTCACTGGCACCTTCTTGAGGAGCGAATCGGCCTGCGCCTCGGCGAAGGTGCTTATCTGCACCGGCACGAACCCGGCCGACGCGAACATTGTCCGCCAGGGCAGCAGCTTGTCGCCGGCGATTGCGGCACGGTGCCTCCTGACAACGCAGCTTTCGATCTTTGGCTGGATCAGGAAGCGCTCGATCTTGCTTGCGACATCGGAGCCCGTGCCGACGGCGTCCAGGGACTCGAGCAGGAAGACGCAGGACTGAAATGCTTGGAACAGGTGCGCGGCGAACGGCAGCTCGCCACGGTCGCAGTTACGGTCGACCGAGATGACAAGCTTGGCACCAAGCCGCCTGACCAGGTGCAGGACGGATGGCACCGCGGCGGCATGGACCGAGCCAACAGGGAGGTGcacggcgatggcgtcgccgccggcAATGGCAAGAAGCTCCGTGGGGTCGACGGCATCGAGGTTGAACACGGCGAACTGAAAGGGTACCCCGAGCTCGGTTGCGAAGTTGGAGAGGTTCTCGTGGATGAGCTGCAGCTCGAGCGGATGGTGCGAGGAGGGCAGCACCAATGCGGTGACCTTGAGCGCGGCGCCAGGGCGGCGCTGGGCCAGCTCCTGCATGAGCGAGGCCCACTGCTCGCCGACGCCGATGTCGAAGTCGAGGACGTGGATGCAGGCGGCGGCGCCGAGCTCGTCGAGCACGGCCTGGACGCAGGTGAAGTGCGCGAACTGGAGCACCGGGGACACCTCGGAGAAGGCCTTGTAGGCGCCGAGCTTGAGGAGGACGTCGACCGGCGTggacgccgaggaggaggcggcggcggcgtcgaggGCCACGCGCAGCGCCTCCTTGAAGTAGAAGGCGGATCGGAGCAGCGGCGTCCCGGCCGCGGGGGCGGCGGGGAGGCGGTGATTGAGCCGTGCCAGTATCTCGCGCGCGGCGAAGGCGTCGCCGGCCTCGGCGAGCTTGGCCGCCTCGGCGAGCTGGTCCACCGCGGCCGCGGCCGCGGCGTCGTCGCCCGGGCCCGGCGCCTCCGCCTTGGGCTTGAGGGCGGACGCGGTGAAGCCGCCGGGGCCGGCGAAAGGCGGCAGCTTTGGCGAGGATGCGCCGGCCATGGGGTGCTGCTGCTGCCGCTTGGCCGGGTGCGCGTCGAAAGAGGGGAAGGCGGCATGGAACGCGGCGTGGGTGTGCGGCTGCGGCT
It includes:
- the LOC127297416 gene encoding scarecrow-like protein 6, with amino-acid sequence MPIAGAAQQGTTTFHHNLACAAIYSDPASVLDRRASPTASPPPATLSSSSPLAAAGVAALAKNVSPPPPAPAWPPPPSSAGDDWVHHLPPLDMAGWGDPHAAAMHDPPPPPSQQDSSFLRWIIGGADDDAAPADDDDGHPDLDLDRVMLPRHPPPPPMMMGPGHRLPFTLAGQDAKDAAAPFRPHLHQQPQPHTHAAFHAAFPSFDAHPAKRQQQHPMAGASSPKLPPFAGPGGFTASALKPKAEAPGPGDDAAAAAAVDQLAEAAKLAEAGDAFAAREILARLNHRLPAAPAAGTPLLRSAFYFKEALRVALDAAAASSSASTPVDVLLKLGAYKAFSEVSPVLQFAHFTCVQAVLDELGAAACIHVLDFDIGVGEQWASLMQELAQRRPGAALKVTALVLPSSHHPLELQLIHENLSNFATELGVPFQFAVFNLDAVDPTELLAIAGGDAIAVHLPVGSVHAAAVPSVLHLVRRLGAKLVISVDRNCDRGELPFAAHLFQAFQSCVFLLESLDAVGTGSDVASKIERFLIQPKIESCVVRRHRAAIAGDKLLPWRTMFASAGFVPVQISTFAEAQADSLLKKVPVRGFRVEKRAGSLVLHWQCAELVSVSAWRC